A single Chlorocebus sabaeus isolate Y175 chromosome 3, mChlSab1.0.hap1, whole genome shotgun sequence DNA region contains:
- the SLC46A3 gene encoding lysosomal proton-coupled steroid conjugate and bile acid symporter SLC46A3 isoform X1, whose translation MKILFVEPAIFLSAFAMTLTSPLTTQYVYRRIWEETGNYTFSSDSNISECEKNKSSPIFAFQEEVQKKVSRFNLQMDISGLIPGLVSTFILLSISDHYGRKFPMILSSVGALATNVWLCLLCYFAFPFQLLIASTFVGAFCGNYTTFWGACFAYIVDQCKEHKQKTIRIAIIDFLVGLVTGLTGLLSGYFIRGLGFGWSFLIIAVSLAVNLIYILFFLGDPVKEFSSQNVTVSCSEGFKNLFYRTYMLFKNASSKRRFLLCLLLFTMITYFFVVIGIGPIFILYELDSPLCWNEVFIGYGSALNSASFLTSFLGIWLFSYCMEDIHMAFIGIFTTMTGMAMTAFAKTTLMMFLARVPFLFTVVPFSVLRSMLSKVVHSTEQGTLFACIAFLETLGGVTAVSTFNGIYSVTVAWYPGFTFLLSAGLLLLPAISLCVVRCISWNEGSYELLIQEESSEDNRS comes from the exons ATGAAGATTTTATTTGTAGAACCTGCCATTTTCCTTAGTGCATTTGCTATGACTTTGACCAGTCCGCTGACAACGCAATATGTTTATCGGAGAATATGGGAAGAAACTGGCAACTACACGTTTTCATCTGATAGCAATATTTCTGagtgtgaaaaaaacaaaagcagtccAATTTTTGCATTCCAGGAG gAAGTTCAGAAAAAAGTGTCACGTTTTAATCTGCAGATGGACATAAGTGGATTGATTCCTGGTCTGGTGTCTACATTCATACTTCTGTCTATTAGTGATCACTACGGGCGAAAATTCCCTATGATTTTGTCTTCCGTTGGTGCTCTTGCAACCAACGTTTGGCTCTGTTTGCTTTGCTATTTTGCCTTTCCATTCCAGCTTTTGATTGCATCTACCTTCGTTGGTGCATTTTGTGGCAATTATACCACATTTTGGGGAGCCTGCTTTGCTTATATAGTTGATCAGTgtaaagaacacaaacaaaaaacaattcgaATAGCTATCATTGACTTTCTAGTTGGACTTGTTACTGGACTAACAGGACTGTTATCTGGCTATTTTATTAGAGGGCTAGGTTTTGGGTGGTCATTTCTAATTATTGCTGTTTCTCTTGCTGTTAATttgatctatattttattttttcttggtgaTCCAGTGAAAGAGTTttcatctcagaatgttacagTGTCATGTAGTGAAGGCTTCAAAAACCTATTTTACCGAActtacatgctttttaaaaatgcttccagTAAGAGACGATTTTTACTCTGTTTGTTACTTTTTACAATGAtcacttatttttttgtggtaatTGGCATTGGCCCAATTTTTATCCTTTATGAATTGGATTCCCCACTCTGCTGGAATGAAGTTTTCATAGGTTATGGATCAGCTTTGAATAGTGCCTCTTTTTTGACTAGTTTCCTAGGAATATGGCTTTTTTCTTATTGTATGGAAGATATTCATATGGCCTTCATTGGGATTTTTACCACGATGACAGGAATGGCTATGACCGCGTTCGCCAAGACAACACTGATGATGTTTTTAG CCAGGGTGCCGTTCCTTTTCACTGTTGTGCCATTCTCTGTTCTCCGGTCCATGTTGTCCAAAGTGGTTCATTCGACTGAACAAG GTACCCTGTTTGCTTGTATTGCTTTCTTAGAAACACTTGGAGGAGTCACTGCAGTTTCTACTTTTAATGGCATTTACTCAGTCACTGTGGCTTGGTACCCTGGCTTCACTTTCCTGCTGTCTGCTGGTCTGTTACTACTTCCAGCCATCAGTCTATG CGTTGTCAGGTGTATCAGCTGGAATGAGGGAAGCTATGAACTTCTTATACAAGAAGAATCCAGTGAAGACAATAGAAGTTAA
- the SLC46A3 gene encoding lysosomal proton-coupled steroid conjugate and bile acid symporter SLC46A3 isoform X2, protein MKILFVEPAIFLSAFAMTLTSPLTTQYVYRRIWEETGNYTFSSDSNISECEKNKSSPIFAFQEEVQKKVSRFNLQMDISGLIPGLVSTFILLSISDHYGRKFPMILSSVGALATNVWLCLLCYFAFPFQLLIASTFVGAFCGNYTTFWGACFAYIVDQCKEHKQKTIRIAIIDFLVGLVTGLTGLLSGYFIRGLGFGWSFLIIAVSLAVNLIYILFFLGDPVKEFSSQNVTVSCSEGFKNLFYRTYMLFKNASSKRRFLLCLLLFTMITYFFVVIGIGPIFILYELDSPLCWNEVFIGYGSALNSASFLTSFLGIWLFSYCMEDIHMAFIGIFTTMTGMAMTAFAKTTLMMFLGKQCDQTELGPTSIYSPRWSWTSYRTTLSPNFLICKMGTVLPNLEDYSEY, encoded by the exons ATGAAGATTTTATTTGTAGAACCTGCCATTTTCCTTAGTGCATTTGCTATGACTTTGACCAGTCCGCTGACAACGCAATATGTTTATCGGAGAATATGGGAAGAAACTGGCAACTACACGTTTTCATCTGATAGCAATATTTCTGagtgtgaaaaaaacaaaagcagtccAATTTTTGCATTCCAGGAG gAAGTTCAGAAAAAAGTGTCACGTTTTAATCTGCAGATGGACATAAGTGGATTGATTCCTGGTCTGGTGTCTACATTCATACTTCTGTCTATTAGTGATCACTACGGGCGAAAATTCCCTATGATTTTGTCTTCCGTTGGTGCTCTTGCAACCAACGTTTGGCTCTGTTTGCTTTGCTATTTTGCCTTTCCATTCCAGCTTTTGATTGCATCTACCTTCGTTGGTGCATTTTGTGGCAATTATACCACATTTTGGGGAGCCTGCTTTGCTTATATAGTTGATCAGTgtaaagaacacaaacaaaaaacaattcgaATAGCTATCATTGACTTTCTAGTTGGACTTGTTACTGGACTAACAGGACTGTTATCTGGCTATTTTATTAGAGGGCTAGGTTTTGGGTGGTCATTTCTAATTATTGCTGTTTCTCTTGCTGTTAATttgatctatattttattttttcttggtgaTCCAGTGAAAGAGTTttcatctcagaatgttacagTGTCATGTAGTGAAGGCTTCAAAAACCTATTTTACCGAActtacatgctttttaaaaatgcttccagTAAGAGACGATTTTTACTCTGTTTGTTACTTTTTACAATGAtcacttatttttttgtggtaatTGGCATTGGCCCAATTTTTATCCTTTATGAATTGGATTCCCCACTCTGCTGGAATGAAGTTTTCATAGGTTATGGATCAGCTTTGAATAGTGCCTCTTTTTTGACTAGTTTCCTAGGAATATGGCTTTTTTCTTATTGTATGGAAGATATTCATATGGCCTTCATTGGGATTTTTACCACGATGACAGGAATGGCTATGACCGCGTTCGCCAAGACAACACTGATGATGTTTTTAG GGAAGCAGTGTGACCAAACAGAATTGGGCCCAACTTCCATCTATAGTCCTAGATGGTCTTGGACAAGTTACCGAACTACTCTCAGCcctaattttctcatctgtaaaatgggcacggTACTACCTAATTTAGAGGATTACAGTGAATATTAG